In one window of Temnothorax longispinosus isolate EJ_2023e chromosome 9, Tlon_JGU_v1, whole genome shotgun sequence DNA:
- the LOC139819110 gene encoding uncharacterized protein — MKKTGPAALQIEVSTDEEWQQLLSRPGLIVVDVYSDWSGPCAAMVSTLRKIKMEIGGDVVDYAIARNDDIDDLARFRGRSEPAWMFLQDGKMVNLMFGAHCPSLRKLLTNEIKRVQQLEAPKWCLDVYERAPEEEIRWKKQEAIRRAMEEEKRARKEAERREKYERFMAQMMAELCEQTALVLYPWVFKDERGRPRDKMQSLAYTELVQDLFRQCFDVQEEARIQLNEDMIGKMFVESGVDITEELIKGLTAGKCMAMRLKSKPPHPDWPVHYPYEGPDRDSMMSPIRAIDDVENYLVSIVTKGPPPLLQTDVPAIRPIYDAPYMQRHVHVHEPDPEIEGDVRRVHPAAWVPPQARSKVHVFKTLFPVYMEKTHPYEEPAVPPPLCAFKFDASKFSIVRDAYELNRDAIEYFGAFEFDRPSYARRLASSPEDFEKVKYKTGVEVFVVIIRRINEEAFLAFAGIEPFFVTEVDEETQGMITEYFPEGVEDVILLAPDEQEAFYEDEDEEEEEEEEEYYEEEEAEEFEENTVYPFY; from the exons ATGAAGAAGACTGGACCCGCGGCCCTACAAATCGAGGTGAGCACCGACGAGGAGTGGCAACAGTTATTGAGTCGCCCGGGCTTGATCGTCGTAGATGTGTACTCGGACTGGAGCGGACCGTGCGCTGCCATGGTGAGCACCCTGAGGAAGATCAAGATGGAGATAGGCGGCGACGTGGTGGATTACGCGATCGCGCGAAACGACGACATTGACGACTTGGCGAGATTCCGAGGCCGAAGTGAACCCGCCTGGATGTTTCTGCAGGACGGCAAGATGGTGAATCTGATGTTTGGGGCGCACTGTCCGAGCTTGCGGAAACTGCTGACGAATGAGATAAAGAGAGTGCAACAATTAGAAGCCCCGAAGTGGTGTTTGGATGTGTATGAACGGGCGCCCGAAGAGGAGATCCGATGGAAAAAGCAAGAAGCCATTAG GCGAGCGATGGAGGAGGAGAAACGAGCGAGGAAGGAAGCCGAGAGACGGGAGAAATATGAGCGATTCATGGCGCAAATGATGGCCGAGTTGTGCGAGCAGACGGCGCTAGTGCTTTATCCGTGGGTCTTCAAAGACGAGCGTGGAAGGCCCCGGGATAAGATGCAGAGTCTGGCGTACACGGAGCTCGTACAGGATCTCTTCAGACAATGCTTCGACGTGCAGGAGGAAGCGCGGATCCAGCTGAACGAGGACATGATCGGGAAGATGTTCGTCGAGAGCGGCGTCGACATCACCGAGGAATTGATAAAAG GGCTGACCGCCGGGAAATGCATGGCGATGAGATTGAAAAGCAAACCGCCCCATCCGGACTGGCCGGTCCATTATCCTTACGAGGGCCCGGACCGCGACTCGATGATGTCCCCGATTCGTGCGATCGACGACGTCGAGAATTATCTTGTCAGCATCGTCACGAAAGGACCGCCGCCTCTTTTACAAACTGACGTACCTGCAATCAGACCGATTTACGATGCACCTTACATGCAGAGGCACGTGCACGTGCACGAGCCGGATCCGGAAATTGAGGGCGATGTGCGCCGCGTGCACCCCGCGGCTTGGGTGCCTCCCCAG GCCAGAAGTAAAGTTCACGTCTTCAAGACTCTCTTCCCAGTTTACATGGAGAAGACTCATCCTTACGAGGAGCCGGCAGTTCCTCCGCCGTTGTGCGCTTTCAAGTTCGACGCATCGAAATTCAGTATCGTGCGAGATGCGTACGAATTGAATCGTGATGCCATCGAATATTTCGGCGCCTTCGAATTCGATCGGCCGTCTTACGCGAGACGTCTCGCGTCTTCGCCCGAGGATTTCGAGAAG GTGAAGTACAAAACGGGTGTCGAGGTGTTCGTAGTTATAATTCGAAGGATCAACGAAGAAGCCTTCCTGGCTTTCGCCGGCATCGAGCCGTTCTTCGTGACAGAGGTTGACGAAGAGACTCAAGGAATGATAACGGAATACTTCCCCGAAGGAGTAGAAGATGTGATACTACTAGCACCGGATGAACAAGAAGCGTTTTACgaggacgaagacgaagaagaagaagaagaggaggaagagtactatgaagaagaggaagcagaggaatttgaagaaaatacaGTCTATcctttctattaa